A single Leptolyngbya ohadii IS1 DNA region contains:
- the aroB gene encoding 3-dehydroquinate synthase, protein MKSIIRVEVPQQSYEVAITPGGLGQLGHWMQPLKLGQKVLLVSNPMIFKHYGQQAIDSLTASGFQVTPIMLPAGERYKTLASIQKVYDAALEHRLERSSTIVALGGGVIGDMAGFGAATWLRGINFVQVPTSLLAMVDASIGGKTGVNHPQGKNLIGAFYQPRLVMIDPQVLQTLPPREFRAGMAEVIKYGVIWDAGLFEQLEAEKRLDQQRYVGEELLQTILTASCQAKAHVVSKDEKEAGLRAILNYGHTIGHAVESLTGYKVVNHGEAVAIGMVAAGQIAVALGMWDQDSADRQNVLIQKTGLPTKLPAGIDLDAIVAALQTDKKVKDGRVRFVLPTAIGSVTVTDQPTAAIVRQVLEGIQS, encoded by the coding sequence ATGAAGTCGATTATTCGGGTCGAAGTACCGCAGCAGTCCTATGAAGTCGCGATTACACCGGGCGGACTGGGGCAGCTAGGGCACTGGATGCAGCCGCTCAAACTGGGGCAAAAGGTGCTGCTGGTCTCGAATCCCATGATTTTTAAGCATTATGGACAGCAGGCGATCGACTCTCTCACGGCTTCGGGCTTTCAGGTGACGCCGATTATGCTGCCTGCCGGAGAACGCTACAAAACCCTGGCATCGATTCAAAAAGTTTATGATGCGGCGCTGGAACATCGGCTGGAGCGATCCTCGACGATCGTGGCGCTGGGCGGTGGCGTAATTGGCGATATGGCGGGCTTTGGGGCGGCAACCTGGCTGCGAGGAATTAACTTTGTGCAGGTGCCCACGTCTCTGCTGGCGATGGTGGATGCGTCGATCGGCGGCAAAACGGGGGTAAATCATCCCCAGGGCAAGAATTTGATTGGGGCATTCTATCAGCCGCGTCTGGTGATGATCGATCCGCAGGTCTTGCAAACTCTGCCGCCCAGAGAATTTCGGGCAGGTATGGCGGAGGTAATTAAGTACGGCGTGATTTGGGATGCAGGACTGTTTGAGCAGCTAGAGGCGGAGAAGCGGCTAGACCAGCAGCGCTATGTGGGCGAGGAACTGCTGCAAACGATCTTGACGGCTTCCTGTCAGGCAAAGGCGCACGTCGTCAGCAAGGATGAGAAAGAGGCGGGACTGCGGGCAATCCTCAATTATGGGCATACGATCGGTCATGCAGTGGAAAGCCTGACGGGTTACAAAGTCGTAAATCACGGGGAAGCGGTGGCGATCGGCATGGTGGCAGCCGGACAAATTGCCGTGGCTTTGGGAATGTGGGATCAGGACTCGGCGGATCGGCAGAATGTGCTGATTCAGAAAACCGGATTACCCACTAAACTGCCTGCGGGAATAGATCTGGATGCGATCGTCGCTGCTCTGCAAACCGACAAGAAAGTGAAGGATGGACGGGTTCGGTTTGTGCTGCCCACGGCGATCGGCTCAGTCACGGTAACGGATCAGCCTACGGCAGCGATCGTTCGGCAGGTGCTTGAGGGAATTCAGTCCTGA
- the petL gene encoding cytochrome b6-f complex subunit PetL codes for MGAIAYLLFVGGAAGFALAMYFGLRAAKVI; via the coding sequence ATGGGAGCGATCGCATATTTGCTGTTTGTGGGTGGTGCTGCCGGATTCGCACTGGCAATGTACTTTGGACTCCGCGCCGCTAAGGTGATCTAG
- a CDS encoding VOC family protein, whose translation MIQISRYLHTAILVSDLEKAKFFYGTVLGLPQVDRSLKFSGLWYQIGDVQIHLIVHNGLSQTLPNEEKWGRNAHLALAVEDLNAAKAQLEQHGYPLQMSASGRSAAFTQDPDGNVIELTQV comes from the coding sequence ATGATTCAGATTAGCCGCTACCTCCACACCGCGATTCTCGTTTCCGATCTGGAGAAAGCCAAATTCTTTTACGGCACCGTTTTAGGACTGCCGCAGGTCGATCGATCGCTCAAGTTTTCCGGACTCTGGTATCAAATCGGCGATGTGCAAATACATTTAATCGTTCACAATGGCTTAAGCCAAACCCTGCCTAACGAAGAGAAATGGGGGCGCAATGCCCACCTTGCCCTGGCGGTAGAAGACTTAAACGCAGCAAAGGCACAGCTTGAGCAACACGGCTATCCTCTGCAAATGAGCGCTTCCGGACGATCGGCTGCCTTTACGCAAGACCCGGATGGGAATGTGATTGAGCTAACGCAGGTTTAA